The Magnetococcales bacterium genome contains a region encoding:
- a CDS encoding cold-shock protein: MAARETGTVKWFNESKGFGFVERANGKGDAFVHHSGIAGSGFKTLAEGQKVEFTITQGDKGPKADNVIAL; encoded by the coding sequence ATGGCAGCTCGTGAGACAGGAACTGTGAAATGGTTCAACGAGAGCAAGGGTTTCGGCTTTGTGGAACGGGCCAACGGCAAGGGTGATGCTTTCGTGCATCATTCCGGCATCGCCGGCTCCGGTTTCAAGACCCTCGCCGAGGGTCAGAAGGTCGAGTTCACCATCACCCAGGGTGACAAGGGTCCCAAAGCGGACAACGTCATCGCCCTGTGA